The genomic interval GGCGCCGATGATGGCGGTGGCGGTGCGCACGGCCGCGCCCGCCCAGCGGCGGCGCGATGCCCTGGCGGCGGCAGAGGTCGCAGCGACCGCACGGCGTGGCGTCGGTGTCGCCGAAGTAGCGCCTGAGCGCGACGCTCCGACAGCCCTGCTCGTTGGCATACTCGACCACCGCCCGCAGCCGGCGCGCATCCTCGCGGCGGAGGATCTCGAAGCGCGAACGCAGCGCCTCGACGCGCTCGACGAGCGTCTCGAGGGGAACCGTCGGGTGCACGCGCCCGCCGTCCACCCGCTCGCAGATGCCGGCCTCGACGAGCACGGTCACCAGCGAGCTCGCCGCGCGCTGCGAGATGCCGGCGGAGAGCGCGAGCTCCTCGATGTTGGCGTCGCGCTCTTCGCCCGCCCAGGCGGCGAGCGCCCGCCCGAAGCGCCCGAGCAGCGCCGGCGACAGCCGCGAGAGCGCGAGCAGGTGCTCCTGGATCTCCAGGTCCGCCTCGTCGAAGAGAAGGATGCACTGCGCGCCGTGGCCGTCGCGCCCGGCGCGCCCCGCCTCCTGGAGGTAGCGCTCGAGCGATGCGGGCGCCTGGTAGTGGATGATGTAGCGGATGTCCGGCTTGTCGATGCCGAGGCCGAAGGCGCTCGTCGCGACCATGACGATGCGCTTGCCCTTCCGCATGAACCGCGCCTGGTGCTCGGCGCGGTCCTTGTCGGTCATCTTCCCGTGGTAGCGGGCGCACGGCACCTTGATCAGCCTGAGGCCGAGCCAGACGTCCTCCACGGTCTTCGTGGTGGAGCAGTAGATGATGCCGGGGCGGGGAAGCCGGCGCGCGAGCTTCGCGAGCTGGCGGAGCTTCTCGTCGCCGGCCGCCCGGCGAACGGAGAAGAAGAGGTTGTGGCGGTGAGGCGAGGAGACGATCACCTCCGGCTCGCGCAGCCCGAGGTAGCGGACGATGTCCTCGCGCACCGGCGGCGTCGCCGTCGCGGTCAGCGCCAGGATGTGGCCCGCCTTGAGCCCGACGAGGCGCTGGCCGAGGGCCAGGTAAGCGGGCCGGAAATCGTGGCCCCACTCCGACACGCAGTGCGCCTCGTCGACCGCGACCAGCCCGGGCGGCGTCTTCTCGAGCAGCGTGCCGAGCTCGTCCCCGGCGAGCGTCTCGGGCGTGGTCAGGACGAGCAGCGACCCCCCCTCGGCGATGCGTGCCAGCGCGGCGCGCCGGTCGGCGGCGCCGACCGTGCTGTCGAGCCGGACCGTCGGCACGCCGAGCTGCTGCATCTTGAGGTACTGGTCCTCGAGGAGCGCGAGGAGCGGCGACACGACGACCGTTGGCTGGGGCAGGAGCAGCGAGGGGAGCTGGTAGCAGAGCGACTTGCCGCCCCCCGTCGGCACGACGAGCAGCACGTCGCGCCCCTGGAGCACCGCCCGGATCGCACGCTCCTGCTCCCGGTACAGGCGCGAGATGCCGAAGCGCTGCTGGGCGAGGTGCCGGATGTCGTCCGGCGGGCGCGGTACGGGTTCTCCGTTCAGGGCTACGGTTTCGAGAGTCTCCACCGTCTCAGCTCCGCCCCGATGGGCGGTATCTCTCTGCCGTCGCCGGCTCCTCGAGGCGTTGCGGGGCCTCGATGCCGCACACGGCCCGGCGGAGGGACGCCGGTGGGCCCGCGTACGGGGGTGACCCAGGGGCGGCGGCGACGGCGCCTACCTGGATCGCCTGTCCGTTTAACTCATCACGCCGGGAAAATCCACCCCGGCACAGAGGGCTCAGAACAGCAGCAGGGACGCCACCGTGAAGCCGAGCGACACGGCGAGCGCAACGACCCCGACCGCCACCTTCTCGGCCGTCGCGAGGCCCCGGCGGAGCTGCCCCTTGCTCTCCCCGGAAACGCTCTGGGCTTCGCCGGGGTCGAGGTGTTCCACGCGCTGCACGTCGCCCGTCTCCACGGGCTCGACCCGCTGCTCGACCCCCGGCGCGACGGGCGTCACGGTCTGCTCCGGGCTGTCAGCCCCGACGGCGGCCCCCGCCAGCCCGAGAACGACGACCAGCGGCAGGAGAACGGCGCGCATCCTGGCACAATAGGTCAGGCGGGCACGAGATGCGAGCCTTGGTTCGAAAAGGGGACGCTCCCCCCCGACGGGGTCGCCCGGCCGGGGTTTACCGGGGCTGGGTGGGCGGGCTAGGAAGAGGACCACCCGGGGAGGGCGGTCAAATGACGATTCACCGGCTGGGTGAGCTCGAGAACGTGATCGGGCAGGTGGCCGCCAGCTACGAGGCCGGGCGGCTCATCGACAGCCTGAGCAGCGCACAGCTCCCCAACAAGCGCCAGGTGATCGAGTCCCTCGGCCACCTGAAGGGCGTGATGTACCTCGGCTACTACGCCACCGGCACGCTCGACGAGTCGAAGCTCCGCTTCGCGATCGCCTCCCACCTCTATCCCGCCTGCGAGACCCTGGTCGAGCAGATCCGACGCGCCGCGAGCTACGAGGGTTTCCGGACGGCCACGCCGCGCGAGGCCGAGTGGCCCGAGACGGTGACGCTCGCGCTGTTTCGTAAGATCCCCGCCCTCCGGGCTCTCCTGTCGAAGGACGTGCTCGCCGCCTTCCAGGGCGACCCGGCGGCGAACAGCGTCGAGGAGGTCATCTTCAGCTACCCGTCGATCGAGGCCATCACCACGCACCGCATCGCCCACGAGCTCTATCGCGAGGGCGTCCCCATGCTGCCGCGCATCATGTCGGAGCACGCGCACGAGGTGACCGGCATCGACATCCATCCCGGCGCGTCGATCGGCGAGTCGTTCTTCATCGACCACGGCACCGGGGTGGTGATCGGCGAGACGTGCGTACCAGGGGGTCACGCTCGGCGCACTGAGCCTCGACCGCGGCGGGTCGGACGCGGGCACCAAGCGCCACCCGACCATCGAGGACAACGTCACGATCTACGCCGGCGCGACCATCCTCGGCGGCAACACGGTGATCGGCCGCGGCTCGATCATCGGCGGCAACGCGTGGCTCGTCGAGTCGGTGCCCCCGAACAGCCGCATCAGCTACGAGCCGCCGCGGGCGCGCTGAGCGGCGGCGGGAGCTGCGGACGGCGGGTGGCACGCAGCGCCGGGGCCGTGCTCCGTCCCGTCAGCGCAGTGGCCTGCTCGAGTGCCATACGGCCGGCTTGCCACGCCGGCGGCGGCGGACGAGGTCGGGCTGGGCGATGAGCCTTCGGATCTCTTCAGGTGGATCGCCGGACGCCGCTTTGCCGACGTCGCCGCCTTCGTGCCACGCGATCTCCGCGAGCAGGCGGCCGGAGACCGCGGAGCGCGGCGCCGTCAGGGTGACGTCCTCGGTCGAGGCCGCCGCGTCACGATGCTTGATCAGGAGCCAACCCGCTCGGCCGCCGCCAGGCGCCGAGCGCGTGCGCACGAGGACCCACGAGCCCTTGAGCTTCTGCCCGTGGAGGGTGAACTTGAGCTCGCCCTTCCGCAAGGCGGCGTCGACGTCGGGGCCCTCCGGGGTCCACGTCCCGCGGTCCCAGACCATCACCGTCCCGCCGCCGTACTCGCCCTCGGGGATGACGCCCTCGAAGCTCGCATACTCGAGGGGGTGATCCTCCACCGCCACGGCGAGCCGCTTGACCGCCGGATCGAGCGACGGTCCCTTCGGGATCGCCCACGACAGGAGGACACCTTTCCACTCCAGGCGGAAGTCGTAGTGGAGGCGCGACGCCCGGTGCTTCTGGACGACGTACGCGAGCCGCCGCCCGCCACGCCGCTGCTTCCCGCCGGCCGGCTCCGGCGTGACCCCGAACCGGCGTTTCCTTCGATACTCGGCGAGCCCCATCTACTTCCCCACCGCGCGCACTCGCCTTGACGCGCCGTCTCGGTCCCCCGTACAGTCCGCGGCCGCTTCCTGCTCGCCGGCCGTGCGGGCGGGCGAGTGCCTTCTCGGATGGCGGAGCGAGCCAAGGCCGCGCGGCGCGAGCGCCGGCGCGTCGAGCTGGAGCGGCGCAGGACGCAGGGGCGACACGCGCCGCGCGCCGCCTGGGTGCTTCGGGTCCTCGCCATCGCGTTTCTCGTCTCGGGCGGCGCCGGACTCATCCACGAGGTCGTGTGGTCGCGGCTTCTCGGGCATCTCTTCGGCGCGACGTCGCTGGCGATATCGACCGTGCTCGCGGCCTTCATGGCCGGGCTCGCCCTCGGCAGCTACTGGATCGGAACCCGCAGCGGCCGCTTCGCCGACCGCCGCCGGGCCTACGCCTGGCTCGAGATAGGGATCGGCGTGCTCGCCCTGCTCGTGCCCCTGCTGCTCGACGTCGTCGAGCCGGTCTACGGCTGGCTCTGGCGGCGGTTCCATTTCTCCTTCGCCGTCTTCGGCATGCTGCGCTTCGCGGTGGCGGGAGCCATCCTCATCGGGCCGACGATCATGATGGGAGCGACGTTGCCGGTGCTGGCGGGCTACACGGCCGCGCTCCAGGGGCGCCGGCTCGCTCCCGAGTGGCTCTACACGTTGAACCTCGCCGGCGCGGTGCTCGGCGTCGTCGCGGGCGGCTTCGTCCTCATGCCGAGCATCGGGGTGTGGGGGACGATCATCGCCGGCGCGAGCCTGAACCTGCTGGTCGGCGCGACGGTCCTCGGGTTGCCGGCGGTCGATGAGCAACACGTGCCGGCGCACGCGGGCGGGCTCGGGACGGCTCCGCGCGTCGAACCCCTCCTGCTCGCCGCCGCGTTCCTCTCCGGACTCACGTCCCTGGCGACCCAGATCGCGTGGACGCGCGTGCTCGTGCTGGTCGTCGGCTCGACGACATACGCCTTCAGCTCCGTGCTGCTCGTGTATCTCGTGGCGCTCGGCGTGGGAAGCGCGTACGCGTCGCGTCGCGCGCGCCGCGTGGCGAAACTCGGAGCCGACCTGGCGATGGCGCATGCGCTCATGGGTGTCTGCCTGCTCGGGACGCTCTACGCC from Deltaproteobacteria bacterium carries:
- a CDS encoding RecQ family ATP-dependent DNA helicase yields the protein METLETVALNGEPVPRPPDDIRHLAQQRFGISRLYREQERAIRAVLQGRDVLLVVPTGGGKSLCYQLPSLLLPQPTVVVSPLLALLEDQYLKMQQLGVPTVRLDSTVGAADRRAALARIAEGGSLLVLTTPETLAGDELGTLLEKTPPGLVAVDEAHCVSEWGHDFRPAYLALGQRLVGLKAGHILALTATATPPVREDIVRYLGLREPEVIVSSPHRHNLFFSVRRAAGDEKLRQLAKLARRLPRPGIIYCSTTKTVEDVWLGLRLIKVPCARYHGKMTDKDRAEHQARFMRKGKRIVMVATSAFGLGIDKPDIRYIIHYQAPASLERYLQEAGRAGRDGHGAQCILLFDEADLEIQEHLLALSRLSPALLGRFGRALAAWAGEERDANIEELALSAGISQRAASSLVTVLVEAGICERVDGGRVHPTVPLETLVERVEALRSRFEILRREDARRLRAVVEYANEQGCRSVALRRYFGDTDATPCGRCDLCRRQGIAPPLGGRGRAHRHRHHRRRPWQQPQGEAVQAAETKDGFDRRRRRRRRGRRGAELAAPDRPARPPAAAAPPPTLPPLDPAADDLAADLGAPPLPPAAGAAPGAVGSAGAPAPLPPHHRRRRRRRRRRHGSRPDVAPGSPSPEQP